One region of Takifugu flavidus isolate HTHZ2018 chromosome 14, ASM371156v2, whole genome shotgun sequence genomic DNA includes:
- the LOC130537095 gene encoding remodeling and spacing factor 1-like isoform X15 has translation MAASAATASSSLGLCPNYAVICSFLERYGALLDLPELTFPQLERYLQDTSSVPKLLVDLHVKLLRKIGKSVSADRWEKYLVKVCQEFNTTWAWELEQKGYKEMQTECKAAILKYLCECQFDENVKFKTAINEEDPDKMRILPIGRDKDGQMYWFQLDQDDNVRVYVEEQDDLDGSSWKCIVKTRNDLAEVVALLKTQIDPELLKREQENMAESEKKENTEGEVKKSESSSDEDSRDGDVKCSVSQKVDWADNGVSQNSVIEGNVEAESCSEKPPADVNMCDKNLIIKKEPPDISDRKPNKETMAVSIKSENGEEVKTNGEVKKISPEGIQQALKTQEQAKIPLKKRGMKFSEDFDKNSNIIVPNPSLHHGNECAKTELAPEQAGKTLGVNDHVNGDVQAQAEKEPQSDSKPKETVRMEQENSPSEAKNEGLTEKPSAAAPVEAPAVAPVEAPAVAPAVAPEEAPAVAPEEAPAAAPVVAPEVAPAVAPVVAPAVAPEEAPAAAPEVAPVVAPAAAPEVAPVVAPAVAPVVASVEAPVEASVVAPVVAPEEAPAAAPEVAPEVAPAVAPAAAPEVAPVVAPEVAPVVVPAVAPEVAPEVAPEVAPEVAPAASPEVAPVVASEVAPVVAPAVAPEVAPAASPEVAPVVAPAASPEVAPAASPEVAPAASPEVAPVVASEVASVVAPAVAPEVAPEVAPAASPEVAPVVASVVAPVVAPEVAPEVAPEVAPEVAPEVAPVVAPEVAPEVAPEGALVEAPAVAPAVAPEVAPVTVSATPILPKNSNNQREKSPNDHKHTRSPSLKPDERHSAEESDRTEGTKTTMKEGLIDTRGDIEGEKAETREPTDKPDVEMAEIQKGTSQEAKNAVKTAAEEMVTETNSAEAPEKVESSKVKTFDHGDAEGKASMASEKETSQHSEGTANSDGGIKEDSTVAGESKMWVEKPAGKEEPSHPSEGRNTVRQPDPRPSRTEEDGERKSLSSDNKDDANDKNAALPTLDPPAEANEDEEKLEEEMQNKAECKTKDGLSQTPSKPDAGNETEQQNKDEKKTEVCSLEETPVRTQARTKRPVHRRRAEVQMEDWPTDAESDANVGRSLRRSPRISRPTAKAVEIHDKVSQNTTPAEKPEDEKSAKEKEEEEELEEAKATQKKPREKKVDQEGQTKSKGRKRRRVRWSNTRTHRKKRSSEDDASDQESSEEEESEEEDDSDEDYKVERGRRRRNRNRERRSSDSSTSSDDDLPPNDDPCKHCGLPNHPELILLCDSCDSGYHTACLRPPLMIIPDGEWFCPPCQHKQLCDKLQEQLQNLDAALKKKERAERRKERLIYVGISVENIIAPSVEEEPKPEIIKEKKEVKKSKSWGRRSTRNKKSISYRFDEFDEAIEEAIEEDVKEAEGGGAGRGKDMSNITGHRGKDMSAILQADDGKENGQVPRPTAGQRRKKRRRLNDLDSDSTVDEEESEEEFCLSESSEEFVASDNESEAETGVESNHSEGSDTPHVTSRIRNVPQRRHSSRKRQRPSWYSDEEEESGEEEEDEIVTEGSSEFSDGDLDMSRRRSRRSRKAQVNYRETSESEGSQADTNRSKLKPRRRQESSDSEVSFSGDSEDESRGKRRAGSSEEDSRERRRRLALKRRRASEEDNSDDSSDDSSEEEDRPIRKRVNRIDSDDDEEEDTWVAKEAAEKADEESNLAGSKLEPPSSNGQGRIKSPEGHPPARDQLTNTEPPKNAGVTPAAPLAPNGVSGQDVAGQEDDEDDLLGVTDLVDYVCNNEDL, from the exons ATGGCTGCTTCGGCGGCAACGGCGAGTTCTTCCCTTGGTTTGTGTCCTAATTATGCTGTGATTTGCTCCTTTCTGGAGCGTTACGGTGCTTTGCTGGACCTACCGGAGCTGACCTTTCCTCAGCTGGAGCGTTATCTGCAGGACACATCATCAG TTCCAAAGTTGCTGGTTGATCTCCATGTTAAGTTACTAAGGAAGATCGGCAAGTCGGTGTCAGCAGATAGGTGGGAGAAATATCTAGTAAAG GTGTGTCAGGAGTTTAATACAACATGGGCGTGGGAACTCGAACAGAAAGGATACAAGGAGATGCAAACAGAATGCAAAGCAGCCATTCTGAAA TACTTGTGTGAGTGCCAGTTTGATGAAAACGTGAAGTTTAAAACGGCCATCAATGAGGAAGACCCAGATAAGATGCGTATTCTGCCCATTGGCCGGGACAAAGATGGTCAGATGTACTGGTTTCAACTGGATCAAGATGACAATGTGCGCGTCTACGTGGAGGAACAGGACGATTTGGACGGGTCGTCCTGGAAGTGCATCGTCAA AACCAGAAACGACTTGGCTGAAGTGGTCGCTTTGCTCAAGACGCAAATTGATCCGGAGCTGCTAAAAAGGGAGCAGGAAAACATGGCAGAGTCTGAGAAGAAAGAGAACACGGAAG GTGAAGTTAAAAAGTCAGAGAGTTCGTCTGATGAAGACAGCAGAGACGGCGATGTTAAATGTTCTGTCTCACAGAAAGTTGACTGGGCTGACAACGGCGTCTCACAGAACAGCGTCATCGAGGGCAACGTCGAAGCGGAGTCGTGTTCAGAAAAACCCCCTGCGGATGTCAACATGTGCGACAAAAATCTGATCATTAAAAAAGAGCCGCCAGACATTTCTGACAGGAAGCCGAACAAAGAGACCATGGCTGTATCCATAAAGTCCGAGAATGGAGAAGAGGTGAAGACGAATGGAGAAGTTAAGAAGATCAGCCCTGAAGGGATCCAGCAAGCTCTCAAAACCCAGGAACAGGCCAAGATTCCTTTGAAAAAACGAGGGATGAAGTTTAGTGAAGACTTTGACAAAAACAGCAATATTATAGTCCCAAACCCATCCCTTCATCACGGGAACGAATGTGCAAAAACAGAGCTGGCCCCTGAGCAGGCGGGTAAGACGTTGGGCGTAAATGATCACGTTAACGGTGACGTCCAAGCCCAGGCAGAGAAAGAACCCCAGAGTGATTCAAAACCTAAAGAGACTGtgaggatggagcaggagaatTCACCTTCAGAGGCAAAAAATGAGGGTTTGACAGAAAAgccgtcagcagcagctccagtg GAGGCTCCAGCTGTAGCTCCAGTGGAGGCTCCAGCTGTAGCTCCAGCTGTAGCTCCAGAGGAGGCTCCAGCGGTGGCTCCAgaggaggctccagcagcagctccagtggtggctccagaggtggctccagctgtaGCTCCAGTGGTGGCTCCAGCTGTAGCTCCAgaggaggctccagcagcagctccagaggtggctccagtg gtagctccagcagcagctccagaggtggctccagTGGTGGCTCCAGCTGTAGCTCCAGTGGTGGCTTCAGTGGAGGCTCCAGTGGAGGCTTCAGTGGTGGCTCCAGTGGTGGCTCCAgaggaggctccagcagcagctccagaggtggctccagaggtggctccagcagtagctccagcagcagctccagaggtggctccagtggtggctccagaggtggctccagTGGTGGTTCCAGCAGTAGCTCCAGAGGTAGCTCCAGAGGTAgctccagaggtggctccagaggtggctccagcagcatctccggAGGTGGCTCCAGTGGTGGCTTCAGAGGTGGCTCCAGTGGTGGCTCCAGCAGTAgctccagaggtggctccagcagcatctccggaggtggctccagtggtggctccagcagcatctccagaggtggctccagcagcatctccagaggtagctccagcagcatctccggAG gtggctccagTGGTGGCTTCAGAGGTGGCTTCAGTGGTGGCTCCAGCAGTAgctccagaggtggctccagag GtagctccagcagcatctccggAGGTGGCTCCAGTGGTGGCTTCAGTGGTGGCTCCAGTGGTggctccagaggtggctccagaggtggctccagaggtggctccagaggtagctccagaggtggctccagTG GTAgctccagaggtggctccagAGGTAGCTCCAGAGGGGGCTCTGGTAGAGGCTCCAGCTGTAGCTCCAGCTGTAgctccagaggtggctccagTGACTGTGTCAGCGACGCCAATTTTGCCCAAAAACTCCAACAATCAACGTGAGAAAAGTCCCAATGACCACAAACACACTAGAAGTCCGAGTCTGAAACCTGATGAACGTCATTCAGCTGAGGAGTCAGATCGGACTGAAGGAACAAAGACGACGATGAAAGAAGGTTTAATCGACACAAGAGGAGACATTGAAGGAGAGAAAGCAGAAACCAGAGAACCCACAGACAAACCTGACGTTGAAATGGCAGAAATCCAAAAAGGGACCAGCCAAGAGGCCAAAAATGCTGTCAAAACTGCAGCCGAGGAAATGGTAACTGAAACAAACAGTgcagaagctccagaaaaggtggAATCTTCTAAGGTGAAAACATTCGACCACGGagatgcagaaggaaaagcCAGCATGGCCTCGGAGAAGGAAACATCCCAGCATTCAGAGGGAACAGCAAACTCTGACGGTGGAATCAAAGAGGACTCCACAGTTGCCGGCGAAAGTAAGATGTGGGTGGAAAAAcctgcaggaaaagaagaaccaTCTCATCCTTCGGAGGGGAGAAACACAGTGAGACAACCTGACCCAAGGCCTTCAAGgacagaagaagatggagagcgGAAGAGTCTGTCGTCGGACAACAAAGATGACGCCAACGATAAAAATGCAGCGCTCCCAACCCTAGATCCTCCAGCAGAGGCCAACGAAGATGAAGAGAAGCTAGAAGAGGAAATGCAGAACAAAGCTGAATGTAAAACCAAGGATGGTTTGTCACAGACGCCCTCCAAGCCTGATGCAGGAAACGAAACTGAGCAACAAAACAAGGACGAAAAGAAGACGGAGGTCTGCTCGCTCGAAGAGACGCCAGTCAGGACTCAGGCCAGAACTAAACGGCCGGTTCACCGCAGGCGAGCCGAAGTCCAGATGGAGGATTGGCCAACGGATGCCGAATCGGACGCTAACGTGGGCAGATCGCTGCGGAGATCCCCTAGAATCTCAAGACCAACTGCAAAGGCTGTAGAGATCCACGACAAAGTGAGCCAGAACACCACGCCGGCGGAGAAGCCGGAGGATGAGAAGAGCGcgaaggaaaaagaggaagaggaggagctggaggaagccaaGGCCACGCAGAAGAAACCAAGGGAGAAAAAGGTTGATCAGGAAGGTCAAACCAAGTCAAAG GGAAGGAAGCGGCGGAGGGTCCGATGGTCCAACACACGGACGCATCGCAAAAAGCGAAGCTCTGAAGATGACGCCAGCGACCAGGAGTCGagcgaagaggaggagagcgaagaAGAGGACGACAGTGACGAGGACTATAAGGTGGAGCGAGGCAGAAGGCGGCGGAATCGCAACCGGGAGCGACGCAGCTCGGACTCCTCCACATCCTCGGATGATGACCTACCTCCAAACGACGACCCCTGTAAACACTGTGGTCTTCCAAATCACCCTGAGCTG ATCTTACTGTGCGATTCCTGTGACAGCGGCTACCACACGGCCTGCCTGAGGCCCCCCCTCATGATCATCCCTGATGGCGAATGGTTCTGCCCGCCCTGTCAGCAC AAGCAGCTGTGCGACAAACTGCAAGAGCAACTGCAAAACCTGGACGCCGCGTTGAAGAAGAAggaaagagcagagaggag GAAAGAGCGATTGATCTACGTTGGAATTAGCGTTGAAAACATCATCGCCCCCTCG gtggaggaggagccaaAGCCCGAGAtcatcaaagagaagaaagaagtgaAGAAAAGCAAGAGCTGGGGTCGAAGGTCAACGAGGAACAAGAAATCCATCAGCTACAG GTTTGATGAATTTGATGAGGCGATCGAGGAGGCCATCGAGGAAGACGTGAAAGAAGCAGAAGGCGGAG GAGCAGGACGGGGCAAAGACATGTCCAACATCACCGGCCATCGAGGAAAAGACATGTCCGCCATCCTGCAGGCCGACGACGGAAAAGAGAACGGCCAGGTACCGCGACCCACCGCCGGGCAGCGCAGGAAGAAACGCCGGCGCCTGAACGACCTGGACAGTGACAGCACcgtggacgaggaggagagcgaggaagagTTTTGTCTAAGCGAAAG CTCAGAGGAGTTTGTCGCCTCCGACAATGAATCGGAGGCCGAAACGGGCGTAGAGTCCAACCACAGCGAAGGCAGCGACACGCCTCACGTGACATCGCGAATCAGAAACGTGCCGCAGCGCCGACACAGctccaggaagaggcagaggccGAGTTGGTACTCGGACGAAGaagaggagagtggagaggaagaggaagatgaaataG TGACCGAAGGCTCCAGCGAGTTTAGTGACGGAGATCTGGACATGAGTCGACGGCGTTCCCGGCGGAGTCGGAAGGCTCAGGTGAACTACAGAGAGACCTCCGAGTCTGAAGGTTCTCAGGCCGACACCAATCGGTCCAAGCTGAAACCCAGGAGACGGCAGGAGAGCTCTGACAGCGAAG tcaGTTTCTCCGGCGACTCTGAGGATGAGTccagggggaagaggagagcggGCTCTTCTGAGGAGGACTCCAGAGAACGACGCAGGAGGCTTGCGCTGAAACGGCGACGGGCCTCCGAAGAGGACAACTCTGACGACTCGTCCGACGACTcctcggaggaggaggatcggCCCATCCGCAAAAGAGTGAATCGCATCGACTCGGACgacgacgaggaggaggacacttGGGTGGCAAAGGAAGCCGCTGAGAAAGCGGATGAAGAATCAAACCTTGCAGGCAGTAAACTGGAGCCGCCGTCCAGTAACGGACAGGGTCGAATAAAGAGCCCTGAGGGGCACCCCCCCGCCAGAGACCAGCTCACGAATACGGAGCCGCCCAAAAACGCCGGCGTCACGCCAGCCGCCCCCTTAGCACCAAACGGCGTGTCCGGCCAAGACgtggcaggacaggaggacgacGAAGACGACCTGTTAGGAGTCACAGACCTCGTGGACTACGTCTGCAATAACGAAGACttgtaa
- the LOC130537095 gene encoding remodeling and spacing factor 1-like isoform X13 — protein MAASAATASSSLGLCPNYAVICSFLERYGALLDLPELTFPQLERYLQDTSSVPKLLVDLHVKLLRKIGKSVSADRWEKYLVKVCQEFNTTWAWELEQKGYKEMQTECKAAILKYLCECQFDENVKFKTAINEEDPDKMRILPIGRDKDGQMYWFQLDQDDNVRVYVEEQDDLDGSSWKCIVKTRNDLAEVVALLKTQIDPELLKREQENMAESEKKENTEGEVKKSESSSDEDSRDGDVKCSVSQKVDWADNGVSQNSVIEGNVEAESCSEKPPADVNMCDKNLIIKKEPPDISDRKPNKETMAVSIKSENGEEVKTNGEVKKISPEGIQQALKTQEQAKIPLKKRGMKFSEDFDKNSNIIVPNPSLHHGNECAKTELAPEQAGKTLGVNDHVNGDVQAQAEKEPQSDSKPKETVRMEQENSPSEAKNEGLTEKPSAAAPVEAPAVAPVEAPAVAPAVAPEEAPAVAPEEAPAAAPVVAPEVAPAVAPVVAPAVAPEEAPAAAPEVAPVVAPAAAPEVAPVVAPAVAPVVASVEAPVEASVVAPVVAPEEAPAAAPEVAPEVAPAVAPAAAPEVAPVVAPEVAPVVVPAVAPEVAPEVAPEVAPEVAPAASPEVAPVVASEVAPVVAPAVAPEVAPAASPEVAPVVAPAASPEVAPAASPEVAPAASPEVAPVVAPAVAPEVAPEVAPEVAPVVAPAASPEVAPVVASVVAPVVAPEVAPEVAPEVAPEVAPEVAPVVAPEVAPEVAPEGALVEAPAVAPAVAPEVAPVTVSATPILPKNSNNQREKSPNDHKHTRSPSLKPDERHSAEESDRTEGTKTTMKEGLIDTRGDIEGEKAETREPTDKPDVEMAEIQKGTSQEAKNAVKTAAEEMVTETNSAEAPEKVESSKVKTFDHGDAEGKASMASEKETSQHSEGTANSDGGIKEDSTVAGESKMWVEKPAGKEEPSHPSEGRNTVRQPDPRPSRTEEDGERKSLSSDNKDDANDKNAALPTLDPPAEANEDEEKLEEEMQNKAECKTKDGLSQTPSKPDAGNETEQQNKDEKKTEVCSLEETPVRTQARTKRPVHRRRAEVQMEDWPTDAESDANVGRSLRRSPRISRPTAKAVEIHDKVSQNTTPAEKPEDEKSAKEKEEEEELEEAKATQKKPREKKVDQEGQTKSKGRKRRRVRWSNTRTHRKKRSSEDDASDQESSEEEESEEEDDSDEDYKVERGRRRRNRNRERRSSDSSTSSDDDLPPNDDPCKHCGLPNHPELILLCDSCDSGYHTACLRPPLMIIPDGEWFCPPCQHKQLCDKLQEQLQNLDAALKKKERAERRKERLIYVGISVENIIAPSVEEEPKPEIIKEKKEVKKSKSWGRRSTRNKKSISYRFDEFDEAIEEAIEEDVKEAEGGGAGRGKDMSNITGHRGKDMSAILQADDGKENGQVPRPTAGQRRKKRRRLNDLDSDSTVDEEESEEEFCLSESSEEFVASDNESEAETGVESNHSEGSDTPHVTSRIRNVPQRRHSSRKRQRPSWYSDEEEESGEEEEDEIVTEGSSEFSDGDLDMSRRRSRRSRKAQVNYRETSESEGSQADTNRSKLKPRRRQESSDSEVSFSGDSEDESRGKRRAGSSEEDSRERRRRLALKRRRASEEDNSDDSSDDSSEEEDRPIRKRVNRIDSDDDEEEDTWVAKEAAEKADEESNLAGSKLEPPSSNGQGRIKSPEGHPPARDQLTNTEPPKNAGVTPAAPLAPNGVSGQDVAGQEDDEDDLLGVTDLVDYVCNNEDL, from the exons ATGGCTGCTTCGGCGGCAACGGCGAGTTCTTCCCTTGGTTTGTGTCCTAATTATGCTGTGATTTGCTCCTTTCTGGAGCGTTACGGTGCTTTGCTGGACCTACCGGAGCTGACCTTTCCTCAGCTGGAGCGTTATCTGCAGGACACATCATCAG TTCCAAAGTTGCTGGTTGATCTCCATGTTAAGTTACTAAGGAAGATCGGCAAGTCGGTGTCAGCAGATAGGTGGGAGAAATATCTAGTAAAG GTGTGTCAGGAGTTTAATACAACATGGGCGTGGGAACTCGAACAGAAAGGATACAAGGAGATGCAAACAGAATGCAAAGCAGCCATTCTGAAA TACTTGTGTGAGTGCCAGTTTGATGAAAACGTGAAGTTTAAAACGGCCATCAATGAGGAAGACCCAGATAAGATGCGTATTCTGCCCATTGGCCGGGACAAAGATGGTCAGATGTACTGGTTTCAACTGGATCAAGATGACAATGTGCGCGTCTACGTGGAGGAACAGGACGATTTGGACGGGTCGTCCTGGAAGTGCATCGTCAA AACCAGAAACGACTTGGCTGAAGTGGTCGCTTTGCTCAAGACGCAAATTGATCCGGAGCTGCTAAAAAGGGAGCAGGAAAACATGGCAGAGTCTGAGAAGAAAGAGAACACGGAAG GTGAAGTTAAAAAGTCAGAGAGTTCGTCTGATGAAGACAGCAGAGACGGCGATGTTAAATGTTCTGTCTCACAGAAAGTTGACTGGGCTGACAACGGCGTCTCACAGAACAGCGTCATCGAGGGCAACGTCGAAGCGGAGTCGTGTTCAGAAAAACCCCCTGCGGATGTCAACATGTGCGACAAAAATCTGATCATTAAAAAAGAGCCGCCAGACATTTCTGACAGGAAGCCGAACAAAGAGACCATGGCTGTATCCATAAAGTCCGAGAATGGAGAAGAGGTGAAGACGAATGGAGAAGTTAAGAAGATCAGCCCTGAAGGGATCCAGCAAGCTCTCAAAACCCAGGAACAGGCCAAGATTCCTTTGAAAAAACGAGGGATGAAGTTTAGTGAAGACTTTGACAAAAACAGCAATATTATAGTCCCAAACCCATCCCTTCATCACGGGAACGAATGTGCAAAAACAGAGCTGGCCCCTGAGCAGGCGGGTAAGACGTTGGGCGTAAATGATCACGTTAACGGTGACGTCCAAGCCCAGGCAGAGAAAGAACCCCAGAGTGATTCAAAACCTAAAGAGACTGtgaggatggagcaggagaatTCACCTTCAGAGGCAAAAAATGAGGGTTTGACAGAAAAgccgtcagcagcagctccagtg GAGGCTCCAGCTGTAGCTCCAGTGGAGGCTCCAGCTGTAGCTCCAGCTGTAGCTCCAGAGGAGGCTCCAGCGGTGGCTCCAgaggaggctccagcagcagctccagtggtggctccagaggtggctccagctgtaGCTCCAGTGGTGGCTCCAGCTGTAGCTCCAgaggaggctccagcagcagctccagaggtggctccagtg gtagctccagcagcagctccagaggtggctccagTGGTGGCTCCAGCTGTAGCTCCAGTGGTGGCTTCAGTGGAGGCTCCAGTGGAGGCTTCAGTGGTGGCTCCAGTGGTGGCTCCAgaggaggctccagcagcagctccagaggtggctccagaggtggctccagcagtagctccagcagcagctccagaggtggctccagtggtggctccagaggtggctccagTGGTGGTTCCAGCAGTAGCTCCAGAGGTAGCTCCAGAGGTAgctccagaggtggctccagaggtggctccagcagcatctccggAGGTGGCTCCAGTGGTGGCTTCAGAGGTGGCTCCAGTGGTGGCTCCAGCAGTAgctccagaggtggctccagcagcatctccggaggtggctccagtggtggctccagcagcatctccagaggtggctccagcagcatctccagaggtagctccagcagcatctccggAGGTGGCTCCAGTGGTGGCTCCAGCAGTAgctccagaggtggctccagaggtggctccagaggtggctccagTG GtagctccagcagcatctccggAGGTGGCTCCAGTGGTGGCTTCAGTGGTGGCTCCAGTGGTggctccagaggtggctccagaggtggctccagaggtggctccagaggtagctccagaggtggctccagTG GTAgctccagaggtggctccagAGGTAGCTCCAGAGGGGGCTCTGGTAGAGGCTCCAGCTGTAGCTCCAGCTGTAgctccagaggtggctccagTGACTGTGTCAGCGACGCCAATTTTGCCCAAAAACTCCAACAATCAACGTGAGAAAAGTCCCAATGACCACAAACACACTAGAAGTCCGAGTCTGAAACCTGATGAACGTCATTCAGCTGAGGAGTCAGATCGGACTGAAGGAACAAAGACGACGATGAAAGAAGGTTTAATCGACACAAGAGGAGACATTGAAGGAGAGAAAGCAGAAACCAGAGAACCCACAGACAAACCTGACGTTGAAATGGCAGAAATCCAAAAAGGGACCAGCCAAGAGGCCAAAAATGCTGTCAAAACTGCAGCCGAGGAAATGGTAACTGAAACAAACAGTgcagaagctccagaaaaggtggAATCTTCTAAGGTGAAAACATTCGACCACGGagatgcagaaggaaaagcCAGCATGGCCTCGGAGAAGGAAACATCCCAGCATTCAGAGGGAACAGCAAACTCTGACGGTGGAATCAAAGAGGACTCCACAGTTGCCGGCGAAAGTAAGATGTGGGTGGAAAAAcctgcaggaaaagaagaaccaTCTCATCCTTCGGAGGGGAGAAACACAGTGAGACAACCTGACCCAAGGCCTTCAAGgacagaagaagatggagagcgGAAGAGTCTGTCGTCGGACAACAAAGATGACGCCAACGATAAAAATGCAGCGCTCCCAACCCTAGATCCTCCAGCAGAGGCCAACGAAGATGAAGAGAAGCTAGAAGAGGAAATGCAGAACAAAGCTGAATGTAAAACCAAGGATGGTTTGTCACAGACGCCCTCCAAGCCTGATGCAGGAAACGAAACTGAGCAACAAAACAAGGACGAAAAGAAGACGGAGGTCTGCTCGCTCGAAGAGACGCCAGTCAGGACTCAGGCCAGAACTAAACGGCCGGTTCACCGCAGGCGAGCCGAAGTCCAGATGGAGGATTGGCCAACGGATGCCGAATCGGACGCTAACGTGGGCAGATCGCTGCGGAGATCCCCTAGAATCTCAAGACCAACTGCAAAGGCTGTAGAGATCCACGACAAAGTGAGCCAGAACACCACGCCGGCGGAGAAGCCGGAGGATGAGAAGAGCGcgaaggaaaaagaggaagaggaggagctggaggaagccaaGGCCACGCAGAAGAAACCAAGGGAGAAAAAGGTTGATCAGGAAGGTCAAACCAAGTCAAAG GGAAGGAAGCGGCGGAGGGTCCGATGGTCCAACACACGGACGCATCGCAAAAAGCGAAGCTCTGAAGATGACGCCAGCGACCAGGAGTCGagcgaagaggaggagagcgaagaAGAGGACGACAGTGACGAGGACTATAAGGTGGAGCGAGGCAGAAGGCGGCGGAATCGCAACCGGGAGCGACGCAGCTCGGACTCCTCCACATCCTCGGATGATGACCTACCTCCAAACGACGACCCCTGTAAACACTGTGGTCTTCCAAATCACCCTGAGCTG ATCTTACTGTGCGATTCCTGTGACAGCGGCTACCACACGGCCTGCCTGAGGCCCCCCCTCATGATCATCCCTGATGGCGAATGGTTCTGCCCGCCCTGTCAGCAC AAGCAGCTGTGCGACAAACTGCAAGAGCAACTGCAAAACCTGGACGCCGCGTTGAAGAAGAAggaaagagcagagaggag GAAAGAGCGATTGATCTACGTTGGAATTAGCGTTGAAAACATCATCGCCCCCTCG gtggaggaggagccaaAGCCCGAGAtcatcaaagagaagaaagaagtgaAGAAAAGCAAGAGCTGGGGTCGAAGGTCAACGAGGAACAAGAAATCCATCAGCTACAG GTTTGATGAATTTGATGAGGCGATCGAGGAGGCCATCGAGGAAGACGTGAAAGAAGCAGAAGGCGGAG GAGCAGGACGGGGCAAAGACATGTCCAACATCACCGGCCATCGAGGAAAAGACATGTCCGCCATCCTGCAGGCCGACGACGGAAAAGAGAACGGCCAGGTACCGCGACCCACCGCCGGGCAGCGCAGGAAGAAACGCCGGCGCCTGAACGACCTGGACAGTGACAGCACcgtggacgaggaggagagcgaggaagagTTTTGTCTAAGCGAAAG CTCAGAGGAGTTTGTCGCCTCCGACAATGAATCGGAGGCCGAAACGGGCGTAGAGTCCAACCACAGCGAAGGCAGCGACACGCCTCACGTGACATCGCGAATCAGAAACGTGCCGCAGCGCCGACACAGctccaggaagaggcagaggccGAGTTGGTACTCGGACGAAGaagaggagagtggagaggaagaggaagatgaaataG TGACCGAAGGCTCCAGCGAGTTTAGTGACGGAGATCTGGACATGAGTCGACGGCGTTCCCGGCGGAGTCGGAAGGCTCAGGTGAACTACAGAGAGACCTCCGAGTCTGAAGGTTCTCAGGCCGACACCAATCGGTCCAAGCTGAAACCCAGGAGACGGCAGGAGAGCTCTGACAGCGAAG tcaGTTTCTCCGGCGACTCTGAGGATGAGTccagggggaagaggagagcggGCTCTTCTGAGGAGGACTCCAGAGAACGACGCAGGAGGCTTGCGCTGAAACGGCGACGGGCCTCCGAAGAGGACAACTCTGACGACTCGTCCGACGACTcctcggaggaggaggatcggCCCATCCGCAAAAGAGTGAATCGCATCGACTCGGACgacgacgaggaggaggacacttGGGTGGCAAAGGAAGCCGCTGAGAAAGCGGATGAAGAATCAAACCTTGCAGGCAGTAAACTGGAGCCGCCGTCCAGTAACGGACAGGGTCGAATAAAGAGCCCTGAGGGGCACCCCCCCGCCAGAGACCAGCTCACGAATACGGAGCCGCCCAAAAACGCCGGCGTCACGCCAGCCGCCCCCTTAGCACCAAACGGCGTGTCCGGCCAAGACgtggcaggacaggaggacgacGAAGACGACCTGTTAGGAGTCACAGACCTCGTGGACTACGTCTGCAATAACGAAGACttgtaa